A genomic segment from Drosophila miranda strain MSH22 chromosome 3, D.miranda_PacBio2.1, whole genome shotgun sequence encodes:
- the LOC108159683 gene encoding NTF2-related export protein, which produces MNNELKIKVERCAHTAEDFTRLYYASFDNRRHQLGRLYLDNAVFSWNGNGANGRQMIERYFLELPSSSHQMNTLDAQPILDAAVGIQLTYLVMASGTVKYQDQPTRYFQQAFIVTAEGDKWKIASDCYRLQEVTV; this is translated from the exons atgAACAAC GAACTAAAGATTAAAGTTGAACGTTGTGCTCACACAGCCGAGGATTTCACGCGCCTCTATTACGCTTCCTTCGACAATCGTCGCCAT CAATTAGGACGTCTGTACCTTGACAATGCAGTCTTTAGctggaatggaaatggagCCAATGGACGTCAAATGATCGAGCGCTATTTTCTGGAGTTGCCTTCGTCTAGCCATCAGATGAACACCCTGGATGCCCAGCCCATACTAGATGCTGCGGTGGGCATTCAGCTAACGTACTTGGTAATGGCCAGCGGCACTGTTAAGTATCAAGACCAGCCGACCCGTTATTTTCAGCAGGCGTTCATTGTAACTGCCGAAGGTGACAAGTGGAAAATCGCCTCGGACTGCTATCGCTTGCAGGAAGTGACCGTGTGA
- the LOC108159680 gene encoding gastrulation defective protein 1 homolog codes for MQRGKISFGKIQLNINQPPDGPNADANEDGKESGSSGGGGFKKMDKQQMIRQIEDVAEDLESQHLKEVMGISGFGRKAAQVFDINEQIAKAKITRPGVEKKREVPEQEEEDVIGPLPPAAVEDSKQGCKDEATNKVEDSDDDCSSDEDSDDEQSLSKRIPYTHEVQMQHGSRAVLALAGDPSGARLVSGSIDYDMCFWDFVGMDSSMRSFRQLQPCENHPIRSLQYSVTGEMILVISGNAQAKVLDRDGFEKLECCKGDQYISDMSRTKGHVAQLTSGCWHPFNREQFLTAALDGTLRIWQGLKAKEQCQVIKTRAIGGLRTNASSCNFNRDATLIAAGCVDGSIQTWDTRKMFVNTTHCVRGAHQKGAEITSIVFSYMGQQLATRSNDETMKLWDLRKFKQPLNTWNNLYSRYDTTDCCFSPDDRLLVTGESLPKDQAEANLYFYSTKSFQEVQRIPVSNSHVVKTLWHPKLNQLFVSCGNGTIKCLYDEKRSIRGATLCVVKTHRKRQQMEMVGISQIITPHALPLFRQEKSRSSRKKMEKARMDPVKSKRPDLPITSGQGGRVASSGGTLSSYVIRNLGLSKRVDDDQDPREAILKYAKDAAENPYWIAPAYKVTQPKAIFSEKLPTDTEPSTKKPRTEADN; via the coding sequence ATGCAACGTGGTAAAATCTCCTTTGGGAAAATCCAATTAAACATCAATCAACCTCCTGACGGGCCAAATGCAGATGCGAATGAAGACGGAAAAGAATCTGGCAGCAGTGGCGGAGGCGGCTTCAAGAAAATGGACAAACAGCAAATGATTCGACAAATTGAAGATGTCGCCGAAGATTTGGAGAGTCAGCACTTGAAGGAAGTGATGGGCATAAGTGGGTTTGGACGCAAGGCAGCCCAAGTGTTTGACATTAATGAGCAGATAGCCAAGGCGAAGATCACACGTCCAGGTGTGGAGAAGAAGAGAGAGGTGCCTGAGCAGGAGGAAGAAGATGTGATCGGGCCATTGCCACCGGCAGCAGTCGAGGACTCAAAACAAGGCTGCAAGGATGAAGCCACAAATAAGGTCGAAGACTCCGATGACGACTGCTCTTCTGATGAGGATTCCGATGATGAGCAAAGCCTCTCCAAACGTATACCCTACACACACGAGGTCCAAATGCAGCATGGCTCACGGGCTGTCTTGGCCCTGGCAGGCGATCCTTCTGGTGCCCGCTTGGTTTCCGGTTCCATAGACTACGATATGTGCTTTTGGGACTTTGTTGGCATGGACTCAAGCATGCGGAGCTTTCGGCAACTACAGCCATGCGAGAACCATCCAATTCGATCCTTACAATACTCAGTGACCGGGGAGATGATCTTGGTCATCTCTGGCAATGCTCAGGCCAAGGTATTGGATCGCGATGGGTTTGAAAAACTAGAGTGTTGCAAGGGAGATCAATACATATCGGACATGTCCCGCACAAAAGGCCATGTGGCGCAGCTGACCTCGGGCTGCTGGCATCCCTTTAATCGGGAGCAGTTCCTCACGGCTGCTCTAGATGGAACACTCCGCATTTGGCAAGGCTTGAAGGCCAAAGAACAATGTCAGGTTATCAAGACGAGGGCAATTGGAGGCCTTAGAACCAACGCCTCCTCCTGCAACTTCAATAGAGATGCGACTCTGATAGCAGCCGGGTGCGTGGACGGCTCCATTCAGACCTGGGATACACGCAAAATGTTTGTGAACACAACCCACTGCGTGCGAGGGGCCCACCAGAAAGGCGCTGAGATTACCTCGATTGTTTTTTCATATATGGGCCAGCAGTTGGCCACCAGGAGCAACGACGAGACCATGAAGTTGTGGGATCTGCGAAAATTTAAGCAGCCCCTGAACACTTGGAACAATCTGTATTCTCGCTACGACACCACTGATTGTTGTTTTAGTCCAGACGATCGGTTGTTGGTCACTGGCGAGTCCCTCCCGAAGGATCAGGCCGAAGCTAATCTCTATTTCTACAGCACCAAAAGCTTCCAGGAAGTTCAACGTATTCCCGTGTCGAACTCGCATGTGGTTAAGACGCTCTGGCATCCAAAGCTAAACCAGCTCTTTGTGAGCTGTGGAAACGGCACTATTAAGTGCCTGTACGACGAGAAACGCAGCATACGAGGCGCAACGTTGTGCGTGGTCAAGACACACCGCAAGCGGCAGCAGATGGAGATGGTGGGCATTTCGCAGATCATCACTCCTCACGCTCTGCCTCTGTTCCGACAGGAGAAATCCCGTTCCTCCCGCAAGAAGATGGAGAAGGCCCGGATGGACCCTGTAAAGTCGAAACGACCGGACTTGCCCATCACCAGCGGACAGGGTGGTCGTGTGGCAAGCTCGGGTGGTACACTCTCCTCCTATGTCATTCGCAATCTCGGCCTGAGCAAGAGAGTAGATGATGATCAGGATCCTAGGGAGGCCATTCTTAAGTACGCCAAGGATGCGGCTGAAAATCCATACTGGATAGCACCTGCTTATAAAGTAACTCAGCCTAAGGCCATATTCTCGGAAAAACTGCCCACAGACACAGAGCCGTCTACAAAAAAGCCCAGGACGGAGGCAGACAATTAA
- the LOC117187902 gene encoding FACT complex subunit Ssrp1 → MTDSLEYNDINAEVRGVLSSGRLKLTDQNIIFKNNKTGKVEQISVDDIDLINSQKFVGTWGLRVFTKSGALHRFTGFRDSEHEKLGKFIKDAYSQEMVEKEMCVKGWNWGTARFMGSVLSFDKDSKTIFEVPLSHVSQCVTGKNEVTLEFHQNDDAPVGLLEMRFHIPAVESADDDPVEKFHQNVMSKASVISASGESIAIFREIQILTPRGRYDIKIFSTFFQLHGKTFDYKIPMDSVLRLFMLPHKDSRQMFFVLSLDPPIKQGQTRYHYLVLLFAPDEETTIELPFSVAELRDKYEGKLEKELSGPVYEVMGQVMKVLIGRKITGPGNFIGHSGTAAVGCSFKAAAGYLYPLERGFIYIHKPPLHIRFEEISSVNFARGGGSTRSFDFEVTLKNGTVHIFSSIEKEEYAKLFDFITQKKLHVSNMGKDKSGYKDVDFGDSDNENEPDAYLARLKAEAREKEEEDDDGDDSDEESTDEDFKPNENESDVAEEYDSNVEDDSDDDSDASGGGGDGGTDGSPKKKHKEKKNEKKEKTHKEKEKIKKPTKKKDTGKPKRGTSAFMLWLNDTRESIKRENPGIKVTEIAKKGGEMWKELKDKSKWEEAANKDKIRYQEEMRNYKSGAGGGSEDEKGGTSKATKKRKSEPSPSKKANTSGSGFKSKEYISDDESTSDDQEKVKEIPKKKNKSTAEDKDKNSKKSESEGEDSDDASNASEDDDEEEDEGSD, encoded by the exons ATGACGGATTCCTTGGAGTACAACGACATAAATGCCGAGGTCCGCGGCGTCCTG TCATCTGGTCGTCTCAAGCTTACCGACCAGAACATTATCTTCAAAAATAACAAGACAGGCAAGGTGGAGCAGATTTCCGTGGATGATATTGATCTAATTAATTCTCAAAAATTTGTGGGTACTTGGGGACTACGAGTGTTCACCAAGAGCGGTGCGCTGCATCGCTTCACAGGCTTTCGGGACAGCGAGCACGAGAAACTGGGAAAATTCATAAAGGATGCCTATTCGCAGGAAATGGTGGAGAAGGAGATGTGTGTCAAAGGCTGGAACTGGGGCACGGCTCGATTCATGGGCTCCGTTTTGAGCTTCGATAAGGACTCGAAGACCATATTTGAGGTGCCGCTCTCTCATGTGTCTCAGTGTGTGACTGGCAAGAATGAGGTCACTTTGGAGTTCCACCAAAACGATGATGCCCCGGTCGGTCTCCTTGAGATGAGGTTTCACATTCCAGCTGTGGAGTCAGCAGATGATGACCCAGTTGAGAAATTTCATCAGAATGTGATGAGCAAGGCTTCGGTCATCTCAGCGTCTGGCGAGTCCATCGCCATCTTTAGAGAGATTCAGATTCTAACACCTCGCGGTCGTTACGACATCAAGATCTTTTCGACTTTCTTTCAGCTGCATGGCAAGACTTTTGACTACAAGATACCCATGGACTCGGTGCTACGCTTGTTCATGCTACCACACAAGGACAGCCGGCAAATGTTCTTCGTGCTCTCACTGGATCCTCCCATCAAGCAAGGACAGACGCGGTATCATTATTTGGTGTTGCTCTTCGCACCCGACGAGGAGACCACCATTGAACTGCCGTTTTCGGTGGCCGAGCTGCGTGACAAATACGAAGGCAAGCTGGAGAAGGAGTTGTCGGGGCCAGTGTACGAGGTGATGGGCCAGGTGATGAAGGTGCTAATTGGCCGCAAGATTACAGGGCCGGGAAACTTCATAGGCCACTCGGGCACGGCAGCTGTGGGCTGCTCCTTCAAGGCTGCCGCTGGTTATTTGTATCCCCTTGAGCGTGGCTTCATCTACATTCACAAGCCGCCCCTGCACATCCGCTTTGAGGAGATTAGCTCAGTGAATTTCGCTCGCGGTGGAGGATCCACGCGTTCCTTTGACTTTGAAGTCACCCTGAAAAACGGAACGGTGCACATATTCTCGTCCATTGAGAAGGAAGAGTATGCCAAGCTCTTTGACTTCATCACACAGAAGAAGTTGCATGTGAGCAATATGGGCAAGGACAAGAGTGGCTACAAAGATGTAGACTTTGGTGATTCTGACAATGAGAACGAGCCCGATGCTTACCTAGCCCGCCTCAAGGCCGAGGCCAGAGAAAAAGAGGAGGAAGATGATGACGGCGATGATTCCGATGAAGAATCCACCGATGAGGATTTTAAACCCAACGAAAACGAATCGGACGTGGCCGAGGAGTATGATAGCAATGTGGAGGATGATTCGGACGACGACAGTGACGCTAGTGGCGGCGGAGGAGATGGTGGTACTGATGGTTCGCCCAAAAAGAAGCACAAGGAAAAAAAGAACGAGAAAAAGGAGAAGACACATAAGGAGAAGGAGAAAATT AAAAAACCCACCAAGAAGAAGGATACCGGCAAGCCCAAACGAGGGACTTCCGCCTTCATGTTGTGGCTTAATGATACCCGTGAAAGCATTAAGCGCGAAAATCCGGGCATCAAAGTCACCGAGATAGCCAAAAAGGGCGGCGAAATGTGGAAGGAGCTCAAGGACAAGTCCAAGTGGGAAGAGGCCGCTAACAAGGATAAGATTCGCTATCAGGAAGAGATGCGCAACTACAAGTCCGGAGCGGGTGGTGGCAGTGAGGACGAAAAAGGAGGCACCAGCAAGGCAACCAAGAAACGCAAATCTGAGCCATCGCCATCAAAGAAAGCAAATACCTCTGGAAGTGGCTTCAAGAGCAAGGAATACATTTCCGATGATGAATCCACCAGCGACGATCAGGAAAAGGTCAAGGAAATCCCAAAGAAGAAAAACAAATCTACCGCTGAGGACAAGGATAAGAACTCAAAGAAAAGCGAAAGCGAAGGGGAGGATAGCGACGATGCAAGCAATGCCAGCGAGGACGAtgatgaagaggaagatgagggCAGTGATTAG